AGAATCCATGATATCACAGGCCGCTGAAATGTACGGCTGCAACTTGTAATAAATCTCGGGATATAAAGCTCTGTATGTCATGGCGTCTTCTGTAGCCTGCGAAACAACCGTCTGCGGTGTTTTCTTCTCTGATTTTGTCATACTCTGCTGGCTGCTCATGGGGACATTGCTTTTTTGTTCGGTTTCCATGCGGATATTGCTCATTGGCGAAGTGCTGCTAAGAGGCATATTGCTCATCTGAGTGCCGGCTAAGTTCATATCCATTTGTGAACTGCCTAATGGATTGCCGCGCCCAAAATTTGAACTCTGATTTATCATGCTCTTTCCTCCATAAAGAATTAATCAATTAGTTATAATTAAGACCTGCGTGGACCTCCAGGCCTTCCAGGGCCTCCGGGTCCTCCAGGACCGCCAGGTCTTCCGGGTCTTCCGGGACCTCCAAAAATTGGCGGTAACGGGCCGGGCCTTCTTCTGGGCCTCGGGAAAAACGGCCGTCCGGGAAATGGAACGGGTACAGGTATAAATGGTACTCTGGGAAATGAATTGGTAGCTGGTATCAGAATTACTTGTCCTAAGACCAGATTATAAGGGGACAGGCCCGGATTTGCGGCCAATATAGCGTTTATCGGCACGCCGAACCGGGCAGATATGCTGAAAAGTGTGTCGCCCGGACGGATAGTATATTGAAACAAAAAATATCACCTCCATGAACCAGTATATGAACAAGAATAGTTTTGGCTTGTCAGCGTTTATCATGGCCTCTGTCATAACATATCAATATACGTCGAATATAATTGTCGTGCTGGAACGGCTTCCGCTGCTTTTAATAGACAAGAATTTTGCACTTTTTGTTAACTTCAGATTGACAAAGCATAAAAGTTAAAAATAAACGTAAATAAATGCCCGCCTGAAGGGGATAAATTAAGGCGTAATTAAAGTCGTAAACAATATTAAAATTCCTTAAATTATTCCGCGCCCAACATTTTTGGCCCCGTTCTGGAATCAAACTTAGGGCAGTGCGGGTTTAAATAAGAAATTGGCTTTGTTGTTTGTCACGTGGGGGATACTATATGGGAAAATATATTGAGCGGGAACTTGTTTACATAGAGAGAAATCCTTATATCTACCGCGTCACCCACCGAATCATGGAGGGCGACTGCCAGACAGAACACGGCCCGATATTAGTTGAGGTTGGCGGATTTTACGCTGACAAATACCCAGTAACTAATAAGATGTTCTACGATTTCATTAAAGAGAGCGGCTATAAACCGGCTGACAGCAGCGGTTTTCTCAGGCACTTTGAAAACGGCATTTTCAAAGAAGAGGAGGCCAACCTTCCGGTAGTCAACGTGTCTCAGGAGGATGCAAAAGCGTATGCCGCATATTATTCAATGCGCCTCCCTACGGATCAGGAATGGCAGTATATGGCCGCAGGGCCTTATAACCTCAAGTACCCGTGGGGAAACTTGCCCGATTATAAAAGATGCAACGCGTACGGCAAGGGCTTAACTCCGGTCGACGCTTATCCCCAGGGCGCTTCACCTTTCGGCCTTGTTGATATGTGCGGCAACGCATGGGAAATGACAGATGACTTAATAGACGACGGCCGTCACCGTTTTATTCTTCTGCGCGGCGGGTGTTACTATCGGGGCAATAACTATTGGCACGCGGAAGGCGGCCCACTGCCGAACTGGGCGCACCTTAAAATGCACCTGATGGGCGGGGCGATGGACCGAAACGGCACTGTCGGTTTTCGGTGCGTTAAAGACTGCGCGGGGGAGGGGTGACCTGAGTGATAAACCACGATACAGTCAATAAAAGGTTCTATATTAAAAACAATACCCTACATACGGTGATTGACTATTCCCGTGGCGTTAAGATTGCGGAATTTTGCAACGGTTTTACAACAATAAAGTCAAATGTAAACAAAGAGCTAATAGTCTTGGACTTTATAGGCAGGCGCTATAGCTCCGCCGACTTTTCGGTAAAATCCGCCGCGGCGGTCAGCGATAAAACGCGTGAACTTGCGGTTATTCTTTTAGAAAACAAAGAGCTTGCAGTTGATATAAGGGTAAACTTTTTAAATGACAAAAAAGATACCCTTAATATCATCATTCAGGTTGCCGACCATTATAAAGACGGTATCCCTCACAATATGTATTTTCACTCGCCGTTTCTTGCCGGCATTGAATACAGCGGCGACGATATCTATTATTACCCCGGTGCCCCACTCAAGGCCCAAGACGGCACAATGGTTGTACGGCCGGTAAATGAGACGATAGTGGCTACAGATATAAAACTGCCCCTCGTGGTATGTGACAGGAAAAACAAATTCGGTTTCAGCGTGAGATTCCCGTTATCATCAGACCTGATGGACGAAGGGGCAGCCCAAAACAGAAATATCGCTCTGACGCAGATTTCGAGCGCGGATGAACTGAAAAACCACCGGGTACCTCTTGCTCCCGACAGCACCTTCAACGACAGTACAGAATTTGAAATTATCGGCCTGCGCGGCGGATGGCCAGAAGCCTTTGACCGCTTCCGTGAGATTTGGCAGTCGGATTATGAACTTTCGGAGTACCGGAGGAAAGACTTGAAGTGGTTTAATGACTGCGTTGTCCACAATTTTTGTTTTCTTTACGGAAATGAGGGCTTTGACCTCGACAAAAAGCGTGTTGACGTCGAAAAGTTATTGAAGAGCGGCGAGGATTTCGGGGGATATGACACAGTTACTATATGGAACTCATACCCGCACCTCGGGGTCGACAAACGCAGCCAGTGGGATTATTACGATGATTTTCCCGGCGGCAGACAGGCGTTGAAAGAGATGGTCGATGAATTTCATAAGCATGGCGTCAAGGTATTTCTTCCCTTCCTGCCATGGGACAGGGGTTATGATGAATCGACCCGCACGATGAGCGACAACTTGGCAAAGCTAATTGAAGATACAGGCGCTGACGGCGTGCATCTTGACACAATGGAAACTCTGCCGGATTGTTACCGGAAAAAGCTTGACAAACTAAGGCCCGGCATTGTTCTTACTTCAGAGAACCATCCGATGAAAAAGCGCCCCCTTGAGATTATCACCACTTCATGGGACGAATTCTGGACGGCAGGGTGTATGCCGCAGATTGATATACTGCGTTTTATGCTTCCGTGCCATATTGCCCCTGCTGTTTCGAGATGGTACCGCAAGGAGGATAAGGATAAGCTCATCAATTACGCTGTTTTCGGCGCGGAACCAATTGTTATCTGGCAGGATGTTTTTGGGCGCTGGATGCCATATACAGAAAAACAAAAGGCAAAAATTAAACTTTGGAAAAAAGTTTATCTCGAGAACAAATCAGTATATCAGGGTTCTCGTCCCATACCGATATATCCGGTGAAGCCCAAAAAACTTTATTGCAACCTCTTTTCCGCCGACGACGGTTCGCAGGACATCTATTCACTGTATAACGATACCGACAGCAGCATAGATGGTGAAATTCTGACTCTTGCTGACCCAGATAAAAATGAGTTATCGGTAGTTTTCGGCGATGCCAAAGCCGAAATATCAAATGGCAATCTCTATGCGTCGATCCCTCCGAAAGAGGTTGTGCATATACGTCTGAAAAGGCCGCGAAATATGCATTAATAACAACAAAAAGCGGGGATAGGTATATTTATACCTATCCCCGCTGCTTCTGCGGGATTAATATAGCCGCTTAAATGCTATATTATTCATTAAGATAAGACCTGACCAGAGTATGGAGGAGCTCATCCCTGTCAATTTTTCGAATTAAACTGCGGGCATTATTATGTGTCGTTATATAAGTCGGGTCCTCAGACAAAAGGTATCCGACTATCTGATTGACGGGGTTGTAGCCTTTTTCTTTCAAAGCGTCGTAGACTGCGAGTAGGATTTTTTTCATTTCTTTTTCTTTGTCGTCTTTGATAGAGAATATCATAGTAGGCTCTTGCATAAATTTGCACCCCCTTGAATCTATAGCATACACTATTCAGCCGCAATTTTCAAGCACTTTAACGCCAAATTGTAAAATATTTCTTTTGAAATATGGCTGTTATGACCTGAGAGTAGCTCCGAGTTTTTCTAAGGCGTTTATAACTTTTTTAACTGCTGTATCGGCCTCTTCGTCAGTTAATGTGCGGTCGGCGGCTCTCATTACAATACTGAAAGCAACGCTCTTTTTGCCCTCTGGAATCTGTTTTCCGCGGTAAATGTCAAACAGTTCTATCTTCTCGATAACCTTGCCGGCAGCAGACTTCATCGCTTTTTCAAGTTCCATTACCGGAATATCTTCGTCGCACAGAACAGCAATATCGCGGTCGGTTGACGGGAACTTCGGCAGCGGAGTGTAGGTTTTGTTCTGTACCGCGTTTTTCATAAGTGAAGCCTCGTCTATTACAGCAGTATAAACACGGGTATCAATTTCATAGTTTGCCTGGACTTCCGGATGAATTTCACCAATAATGCCTATTTCCTCGCCGCCGACAATGATTTTTGCACAGCGTCCGGGATGGAAAGCAGGGTTGTCGGAGCAAGGAATAAACTCGCAAATTTCGGGGTCAACGCCGAGCTTTTCAAATAGTTCCTCAACGTCCCCTTTTATAGCATAAAAATCTTCTGATTCGCCATATGACCCGAGCGTTATTTTTATTTTTTCATCGGGAAGCTGGCCTTTGCCGCGCGGGAAATAAACCGTTCCAAGCTCATAGAAGCGTGCGGCAAGGTTTCGGTTAGAATAATTCCGCGAAAGGGTTTCGAGCATTGACGGAAGGGTAGTTGTGCGCATAATGCTGGTGTCTTCACCCAGCGGATTTATAATTTTCACAGAGTTCCGCAGCGGTGAATCCGCCGGCATACGGATTTTGTCATAATATTTCGGGCTTATGAACGAATAGGTTGCAATTTCAGTGTACCCGAGAGCGAGAAGGTTTTGCGTCACATTCTTCTCAAACTTCTGCGCTGGAGTGAGCCCGCCTCTGGTACCCGCGCCGCTGGGCATAGTGGTTGGAATCTCGTTGTATCCGTAGAAACGTGCTACTTCCTCCGCAATATCGGCTTTCTGCTCAACGTCCGCACGATAGGACGGGACGGTTATGATGTCGCCCTCGACTTTGAAATCGAGTTTGCGGAGCGTATCGACCATAAACTGCCGGTCGATATTTGTGCCGAGCAAACCGTTTATCCAGTCGGGTTCGAATTTGATTGTGGTCGGCGTATAGTTAGAATTGTTTATATCTATATAGTCGTCGCAGACTTCGCCGATGCCTAAAATTTCAACAAGTCGGCAGGCGCGGTTGAGTGCGTTTAAAGTATTTTGCGCGTCGAGCCCTTTTTCAAACCGCGATGAGGCCTCTGTGCGCATACCGAGCCTTTTTGCCGTAAGCCGGACGCTTGTC
This DNA window, taken from [Clostridium] cellulosi, encodes the following:
- a CDS encoding ToxD protein (High confidence in function and specificity) — translated: MGKYIERELVYIERNPYIYRVTHRIMEGDCQTEHGPILVEVGGFYADKYPVTNKMFYDFIKESGYKPADSSGFLRHFENGIFKEEEANLPVVNVSQEDAKAYAAYYSMRLPTDQEWQYMAAGPYNLKYPWGNLPDYKRCNAYGKGLTPVDAYPQGASPFGLVDMCGNAWEMTDDLIDDGRHRFILLRGGCYYRGNNYWHAEGGPLPNWAHLKMHLMGGAMDRNGTVGFRCVKDCAGEG
- a CDS encoding hypothetical protein (Family membership), with the protein product MINHDTVNKRFYIKNNTLHTVIDYSRGVKIAEFCNGFTTIKSNVNKELIVLDFIGRRYSSADFSVKSAAAVSDKTRELAVILLENKELAVDIRVNFLNDKKDTLNIIIQVADHYKDGIPHNMYFHSPFLAGIEYSGDDIYYYPGAPLKAQDGTMVVRPVNETIVATDIKLPLVVCDRKNKFGFSVRFPLSSDLMDEGAAQNRNIALTQISSADELKNHRVPLAPDSTFNDSTEFEIIGLRGGWPEAFDRFREIWQSDYELSEYRRKDLKWFNDCVVHNFCFLYGNEGFDLDKKRVDVEKLLKSGEDFGGYDTVTIWNSYPHLGVDKRSQWDYYDDFPGGRQALKEMVDEFHKHGVKVFLPFLPWDRGYDESTRTMSDNLAKLIEDTGADGVHLDTMETLPDCYRKKLDKLRPGIVLTSENHPMKKRPLEIITTSWDEFWTAGCMPQIDILRFMLPCHIAPAVSRWYRKEDKDKLINYAVFGAEPIVIWQDVFGRWMPYTEKQKAKIKLWKKVYLENKSVYQGSRPIPIYPVKPKKLYCNLFSADDGSQDIYSLYNDTDSSIDGEILTLADPDKNELSVVFGDAKAEISNGNLYASIPPKEVVHIRLKRPRNMH
- the pheT gene encoding Phenylalanine-tRNA ligase beta subunit (High confidence in function and specificity) — translated: MNLSMRWLNDYVDIKMEPRKFSEAMTMTGSKVEGFRNEGDEIQNVVVGKILSVEKHPNADKLVVCSVDVGQSEPIQIVTGATNVFAGALVPVALDGSLLPGGKKIKKGKLRGVVSNGMMCSLGELGLTVNDFPYAIEDGIFIIEEDCKPGQDIREVTGLNDTIVEFEITPNRPDCLSVIGLAREAAVTFNKKLTLPDSDVKGSGGSTKDFVDAKVHEPKLCPRYMARAVRNVKIGPSPLWMRQRLRSAGVRPINNIVDITNFVMLEYGQPMHAFDYRQIKGGIINVRLAKDGETITTLDGVERKLDDKMLVIADCEKPVAVAGVMGGEFSGIMDDTNTIVFESAMFDPTSVRLTAKRLGMRTEASSRFEKGLDAQNTLNALNRACRLVEILGIGEVCDDYIDINNSNYTPTTIKFEPDWINGLLGTNIDRQFMVDTLRKLDFKVEGDIITVPSYRADVEQKADIAEEVARFYGYNEIPTTMPSGAGTRGGLTPAQKFEKNVTQNLLALGYTEIATYSFISPKYYDKIRMPADSPLRNSVKIINPLGEDTSIMRTTTLPSMLETLSRNYSNRNLAARFYELGTVYFPRGKGQLPDEKIKITLGSYGESEDFYAIKGDVEELFEKLGVDPEICEFIPCSDNPAFHPGRCAKIIVGGEEIGIIGEIHPEVQANYEIDTRVYTAVIDEASLMKNAVQNKTYTPLPKFPSTDRDIAVLCDEDIPVMELEKAMKSAAGKVIEKIELFDIYRGKQIPEGKKSVAFSIVMRAADRTLTDEEADTAVKKVINALEKLGATLRS